The following proteins are encoded in a genomic region of Gossypium hirsutum isolate 1008001.06 chromosome D05, Gossypium_hirsutum_v2.1, whole genome shotgun sequence:
- the LOC107895691 gene encoding putative receptor like protein 25 has product MRDIQENKTGGPEYIGGDYYQDSVTVTMKGSDFNLERILTIFTIIDFSSNQFKGPIPKAIGELNSLIVLNFSHNSLTGNIPPSLGKLAALESLDLSSNKLQGRIPMQLTNLTFLGALNLSHNNLEGPIPLANHFDTFSNDSFAGNSGLCGFPLSKTCGNDQEPKSPPSTVGDESEIALIWKIAAMGYGSGVVLGLSLGYIVFTTGRPRWLVKMMKRNPEKRMRRRIHRNGRRKN; this is encoded by the coding sequence ATGAGagatattcaagaaaacaaaacTGGTGGTCCAGAGTACATTGGTGGAGATTATTATCAAGACTCCGTAACTGTAACAATGAAAGGGTCAGATTTCAATCTTGAGAgaattttaactattttcacaATCATTGATTTTTCAAGCAACCAGTTCAAGGGGCCGATTCCGAAAGCAATTGGAGAACTTAACTCACTCATAGTGCTTAACTTCTCACACAACAGCTTAACAGGTAATATCCCACCATCACTTGGAAAATTGGCGGCACTTGAATCATTGGATCTCTCATCAAACAAGCTTCAAGGAAGAATTCCAATGCAATTAACCAATTTGACATTTCTCGGAGCATTGAATCTTTCTCATAACAATCTTGAAGGGCCTATACCGTTAGCTAATCACTTCGATACTTTCTCAAATGATTCCTTCGCCGGCAACTCCGGGCTATGTGGATTCCCATTGTCAAAGACATGTGGCAATGACCAGGAACCAAAGTCACCTCCATCAACAGTTGGTGATGAATCTGAAATAGCACTTATATGGAAAATTGCAGCGATGGGTTATGGAAGTGGAGTAGTCTTAGGATTGAGCTTGGGATACATTGTTTTCACAACTGGGAGACCTCGTTGGCTAGTGAAAATGATGAAGCGAAACCCAGAAAAGAGAATGAGAAGGAGGATCCATCGAAATGGAAGGAGAAAGAATTAG
- the LOC107895690 gene encoding receptor-like protein 6, translated as MLYLILCFLWGFFNSSLLSLSLSLPPTHLCRPEQSSALLKFKRSLSLSISYCGQEHQIVPVPNMDSWDEGTDCCKWEGVVCDNKKGNVIGLDLSCSGLRGSLLSNSSLFSLQNLRWLNLAGNGFGNSEIPSEFGKLRSLTYLNLSLTGFTGFVPPEISLLSDLVSLDLSLNHGLLFRNHDFNMLVHNLTKLENMILDGMDLSLVVPYSFLNLTVSLKHLSLSHCFLEGNFPTQVFHLPYLQNIILSSNPDLIGYLPETNWSSPLRLLDVSKTSFSKGLPDSIGNLEHLKTLNLYGCVFMGSIPSALGNLTKITFLDISGNMFQGQIPDVFGNLNDLSFMVFSSNNFSGVFPPSAFNLTSLTFMDFSSNFLRGTLPNNISGLWYLRELYLSANLLSGRLPGWLFRLPSLEDLDLHSNKLNGPIDPIQEPNLVLLNLTSLDLSSNNLSGNIKSCMLVKLRNLRFLDLSFNNLLSLTRCSNDVNSTLPMINQFHFSSCNMQRFPSFLNASKYLQVLDLSNNQIHGSITKWEAEGWENLATLNLSMNFLTSVEQIPGKDLLVLDLRSNSLRGPFPTPPQNLSYFLISNNELVGEIPSKICNLSFLYVLDSSKNKLGGTIPDCIGTFSDPLLVVLRTLNLNGNQLEGSVPRSLKNCYSLEVLDLGNNNINDTFPYWLGTLPHLQVLVLRSNRFHGDIQNFSGTFYFSSLRMIDLSRNEFSAHIPPELFENLKSMKDIQVDKSGPEYIGGDYYQDSITVTMKGSDFELTRILTIFTIIDFSSNHFKGRIPKAIGELNSLIVLNFSHNSLTGNIPPSLGKLAALESLDLSSNKLQGRIPMQLTNLTFLGALNLSHNNLEGPIPLANHFDTFSNDSFAGNSGLCGFPLSKTCGNDQEPKSSPSTVGDESEIELIWKIAAMGYGSGVVLGLSVGYIVFTTGRPRWLVKMMKRNPEKRMRRRIHRNERRKN; from the coding sequence ATGCTATATTTAATCCTATGCTTCCTTTGGGGCTTCTTCAACTCTTCATTGCTATCCCTTTCTTTGTCTCTTCCTCCAACACATTTATGTCGTCCCGAACAGAGTTCTGCATTGTTGAAATTCAAGAGAAGCCTTTCCCTTTCCATTAGTTATTGTGGACAAGAACATCAGATTGTTCCTGTTCCTAATATGGATTCTTGGGATGAAGGTACTGACTGTTGCAAATGGGAGGGTGTGGTGTGTGATAACAAGAAAGGCAATGTGATCGGCCTTGATCTCAGTTGTAGTGGACTACGTGGTTCTCTCCTATCAAACAGTTCCCTCTTCTCACTTCAAAACCTTCGATGGCTCAACCTTGCCGGTAATGGCTTCGGCAACTCTGAAATCCCATCTGAGTTTGGTAAGTTGAGGAGTCTAACTTATCTCAATCTCTCTCTCACTGGATTCACTGGTTTTGTCCCACCTGAAATCTCTCTTTTGTCAGATCTAGTTTCGCTTGACCTCAGTCTGAATCATGGTTTGTTGTTTAGGAACCATGATTTTAACATGCTTGTCCACAACCttacaaaattagaaaatatgatcCTTGACGGTATGGATTTGTCTCTGGTTGTACCTTATTCTTTCCTTAACTTGACTGTCTCATTGAAGCATCTAAGTCTTTCTCACTGTTTTTTGGAAGGAAATTTCCCAACCCAAGTTTTTCATCTTCCATATCTTCAAAACATCATTTTAAGTAGTAATCCagatctcattggttatctacCAGAAACAAATTGGAGCAGTCCCCTTAGGTTATTGGATGTTTCAAAGACAAGCTTTTCAAAAGGGTTACCGGACTCAATTGGTAACCTTGAACACTTGAAAACACTTAACCTTTATGGTTGTGTTTTTATGGGGTCAATCCCTTCAGCACTTGGAAACCTCACAAAAATCACCTTCTTGGATATCTCAGGCAACATGTTCCAAGGGCAAATTCCTGATGTTTTTGGGAACTTAAACGATCTAAGTTTCATGGTTTTTTCCTCTAACAATTTCAGCGGTGTCTTCCCACCATCAGCATTTAACCTCACCAGCCTTACCTTCATGGACTTCTCTTCCAATTTCCTTCGGGGTACCCTTCCCAACAACATAAGTGGACTTTGGTATCTACGAGAACTCTACTTAAGTGCAAACTTGCTTAGTGGCAGACTACCAGGTTGGTTGTTCAGGCTACCTTCTTTGGAGGATCTAGACCTCCACTCTAACAAACTTAATGGTCCCATTGACCCAATCCAAGAGCCTAATCTTGTCCTCCTCAACCTTACTTCTCTTGACCTTTCATCTAATAACTTGAGCGGAAATATCAAGTCATGCATGCTTGTGAAGCTTAGGAATCTACGGTTTCTTGATCTTTCATTTAACAACTTACTATCATTAACAAGGTGTAGTAATGATGTCAATTCTACCCTACCCATGATAAATCAGTTTCATTTCTCTTCTTGCAACATGCAACGTTTCCCAAGCTTCTTGAATGCATCCAAGTACTTGCAAGTTTTAGATCTTTCTAATAACCAAATTCATGGTTCTATTACAAAATGGGAAGCCGAAGGATGGGAGAACTTGGCCACTTTGAACCTTTCCATGAACTTCTTGACTAGCGTTGAGCAAATTCCAGGGAAGGATCTGCTTGTTCTGGACCTTCGCTCTAATTCACTTCGAGGACCATTTCCAACTCCACCACAGAATTTGAGTTATTTTTTAATCTCAAACAATGAGTTGGTTGGAGAAATCCCTTCCAAGATTTGCaatttgagttttctttatgtacTTGACTCGTCCAAGAACAAGTTGGGCGGAACTATTCCAGATTGTATTGGGACTTTTAGCGACCCTCTTTTAGTGGTTTTGAGAACACTTAATCTCAATGGTAACCAGCTTGAAGGATCAGTTCCACGGTCATTAAAGAACTGCTACAGTTTGGAAGTTTTAGATTTGGGCAACAACAACATAAATGATACATTTCCTTATTGGTTAGGTACGCTTCCACATCTGCAAGTTCTTGTCCTTCGATCTAATAGATTCCACGGTGACATACAAAATTTCAGTGGAACATTTTACTTCAGCAGCCTTCGAATGATTGATCTCTCTCGAAATGAGTTCAGTGCTCACATCCCACCCGAgctatttgaaaatttaaaatcaatgaAAGATATTCAGGTAGACAAAAGCGGTCCAGAGTACATTGGAGGAGATTATTATCAAGACTCAATAACTGTAACAATGAAAGGGTCGGATTTCGAACTTACGAgaattttaactattttcacaATCATTGATTTTTCAAGCAACCATTTCAAGGGGCGGATTCCTAAAGCAATTGGAGAACTTAATTCACTCATTGTGCTTAACTTCTCACACAACAGCTTAACAGGTAATATCCCACCATCACTTGGAAAATTGGCGGCACTTGAATCATTGGATCTCTCATCAAACAAGCTTCAAGGAAGAATTCCAATGCAATTAACCAATTTGACATTTCTCGGAGCATTGAATCTTTCTCATAACAATCTTGAAGGGCCTATACCGTTAGCTAATCACTTCGATACTTTCTCAAACGATTCCTTCGCCGGCAACTCAGGGCTATGTGGATTCCCATTATCAAAGACATGTGGCAACGACCAGGAACCAAAGTCATCTCCATCAACAGTTGGTGATGAATCTGAAATAGAACTTATTTGGAAAATTGCAGCGATGGGTTATGGAAGTGGAGTAGTGTTAGGATTGAGCGTGGGATACATTGTTTTCACAACTGGGAGACCTCGTTGGCTAGTGAAAATGATGAAGCGAAACCCAGAAAAGAGAATGAGAAGGAGGATCCATCGAAATGAAAGGAGAAAGAATTAG
- the LOC107895688 gene encoding receptor-like protein 6: MGYPDKKLPPYRLLVTINVTAEIRTKAYIDSLGAANVSAVNMDIKHIAMLSAFGEVHIPSHKMDPWDEGTNCCKWEGVMCDNKKGNVIGLDLSYSRLIGSLQPNSSLFSLQNLVGNDLGISEIPSEFGKLRSLTYLNLSGAGFTGFIPPEISLLSDLVSLDLSLNFGLFFVGAKRQQ; this comes from the exons ATGGGGTATCCTGACAAAAAATTACCACCATATAGACTTTTAGTGACGATAAATGTGACTGCTGAAATTCGCACAAAGGCTTATATCGACAGTTTAGGCGCTGCTAATGTATCAGCAGTCAATATGGATATCAAACATATAGCGATGCTCTCGGCCTTCG GAGAAGTTCACATTCCTTCTCACAAGATGGATCCTTGGGATGAAGGTACTAACTGTTGCAAATGGGAAGGTGTGATGTGTGATAACAAGAAAGGCAATGTGATCGGTCTTGATCTCAGTTATAGTAGACTAATTGGTTCTCTCCAACCAAACAGTTCCCTCTTCTCACTTCAAAACCTTGTCGGCAATGATCTTGGCATCTCTGAAATCCCATCTGAGTTTGGTAAGTTGAGGAGTCTAACTTATCTCAATCTCTCTGGCGCTGGATTCACTGGTTTTATCCCACCTGAAATCTCTCTTTTGTCAGATCTAGTTTCGCTTGACCTCAGTCtgaattttggtttgttttttgtTGGTGCAAAGAGACAACAATAG
- the LOC121217226 gene encoding uncharacterized protein has translation MAVVNSIRLLGEHFDEARIVEKEQRRASRAEDHQEGAFNAKAREASSINAPRGKKPWKSRPKPDTARSNDQPCRHCKRPGHPEDRCWFRPDAICQHCKKKGHVERVCKNRTKSRQSQFQQPKVEARVAEDSSDQEKQVFAVSCLAAEKKCSKGWLLDSGCTNHMSPDASLFKTLDRSNKIIPNVLLVPEIDRNLLSIAQLLEKGYSVVFKNKQCHIADPSGSSLMTVTMTDKCFEVHWPNDSKFAYTASVDDSKLWHQRLGHANFRSLARMAKEGLAENFTSSVEHDDRQKQVAS, from the exons ATGGCAGTGGTTAACAGTATAAGGCTCCTtggtgagcactttgatgaggcaaggATAGTAGAGAAA gaacaaaggagagctaGCAGAGCTGAAGACCACCAGGAAGGTGCATTCAATGCCAAGGCCAGAGAAGCCTCGAGCATCAATGCTCCAAGAGGTAAAAAGCCTTGGAAAAGCAGGCCTAAGCCTGATActgcaaggagcaatgaccagccctgcagacATTGCAAGAGGCCAGGTCATCCAGAAGACAGATGCTGGTTCAGGCCAGATGCAATATGCCAACACTGCAAAAAGAaaggccatgttgaaagggtttgCAAAAATAGAACCAAGTCAAGGCAGAGTCAATTTCAACAAccaaaggttgaagctcgagtagctgaggacagtagtgaTCAAGAAAAGCAGGTCTTTGCTGTTTCTTGCTTAGCTGCTGAGAAGAAATGCTCAAAAGGCTGGTTattggacagtggttgcactaaccacatgtcaccagatgcctccttATTTAAAACCTTGGATAGAA GCAACAAGATCATTCCAAATGTGCTGTTAGTGCCAGAAATCgacagaaaccttctcagcatagctcaatTGCTCGAGAAAGgctattctgttgtgttcaagaaCAAACAGTGCCACATtgctgatccaagtggatcaagccttatgacagtcacaatgactgaCAAATGCTTTGAGGTACACTGGCCAAATGACTCAAAGTTTGCATATACAGCCTCTGTTGATgattccaagctttggcatcaaaggcttgggcatgccaacttcagatcattGGCTCGAATGGCCAAAGAAGGCTTGGCAGAGAACTTTACTAgctcagtggagcatgatgat Agacagaaacaggttgcaagctga
- the LOC121203360 gene encoding receptor-like protein 50, with protein sequence MDFSSNNFSGVFPPSAFNLTSLTFMDFSSNFLQGTLPNNISGLSYLRELDLSANLLSGRVPGWLFSLPSLEYLNLSFNKLTGPIDPIQEPNLVQQVYLYKNEIQGTIPSSFFELINLTSLDLSSNNLSGNIKSCMLVKLRNLWSLDLSFNNLLSLTRCSNDVNSTLPMIIDFHFSSCNMQRFPSFLNASKQLKVLDLSNNQIHGSITKWKAEGWEGLDILNLSINFLTTVQQIPGKHLSILDLHSNSLQGLLPTPPQELYYFLISNYELDGEIPSKICNLSFLSVLDLSKNKLGGTIPDCLGTFSDQLLVVKLRTVNLNGNQLEGSIPQSLTSCQGLEVLDLGNNNINDTFPYWLGTLPHLQVLVPRSNRFHGDIQNFNGTFSFSSLRMIDLSRNEFTGHIPPELFENLKSMKDIPVDKGGPKYMGEDYYHDSVIMTLKGLDFKLERILTSQ encoded by the coding sequence ATGGATTTTTCCTCTAACAATTTCAGCGGTGTCTTCCCACCATCAGCATTTAACCTCACCAGCCTTACCTTCATGGACTTCTCTTCCAATTTCCTTCAAGGTACCCTTCCCAACAACATAAGTGGACTTTCGTATCTACGAGAACTCGACTTAAGTGCAAACTTGCTTAGTGGCAGAGTACCAGGTTGGTTGTTCAGTCTACCTTCTTTGGAGTATCTAAATCTCAGCTTTAACAAACTTACTGGTCCCATTGACCCAATCCAAGAGCCTAATCTGGTCCAACAAGTCTATTTATATAAGAATGAAATACAGGGAACGATTCCAAGTTCTTTCTTTGAACTCATCAACCTTACTTCTCTTGACCTTTCATCTAATAACTTGAGCGGAAATATCAAGTCATGCATGCTTGTGAAGCTTAGGAATCTATGGTCGCTTGATCTTTCATTTAACAACTTACTATCATTAACTAGGTGTAGTAATGATGTAAATTCTACCCTACCCATGATAATTGACTTCCATTTCTCTTCTTGCAACATGCAACGTTTCCCAAGCTTCTTGAATGCATCCAAGCAGTTGAAAGTTTTAGATCTTTCTAATAACCAAATTCATGGTTCTATTACAAAATGGAAAGCCGAAGGATGGGAGGGCTTGGACATTTTGAACCTTTCTATAAACTTCTTGACTACCGTACAGCAAATTCCAGGGAAGCATCTGTCTATTCTGGACCTTCACTCCAATTCACTTCAAGGACTACTTCCAACTCCACCACAGGAATTGTATTATTTCTTAATCTCAAACTATGAGTTGGATGGAGAAATCCCTTCGAAGATTTGCAATTTGAGTTTTCTTTCTGTACTTGACTTGTCTAAGAACAAGTTGGGTGGAACTATTCCAGATTGTCTTGGGACTTTTAGCGACCAGCTCTTAGTGGTTAAATTGAGAACAGTTAATCTCAATGGTAACCAACTTGAAGGATCAATTCCACAGTCATTAACTAGCTGCCAGGGTTTAGAAGTTTTAGATTTGGGCAACAACAACATAAATGATACATTTCCTTATTGGTTAGGTACGCTTCCACATCTGCAAGTTCTTGTCCCTCGATCTAATAGATTCCACGGTgacatacaaaatttcaatggaaCATTTTCCTTCAGCAGCCTTCGAATGATTGATCTCTCTCGAAATGAGTTCACTGGTCACATCCCACCTGAgctatttgaaaatttaaaatcaatgaAAGATATTCCTGTAGACAAAGGTGGTCCAAAGTACATGGGAGAAGATTATTATCATGACTCTGTAATTATGACATTGAAAGGGTTGGATTTCAAACTTGAGAGAATTTTAACTTCACAGTAA